The following are encoded in a window of Chryseobacterium sp. genomic DNA:
- a CDS encoding M15 family metallopeptidase, with product MKYKLSKRSLDNLEGVHPNLVKVMKAAITDSPVDFTITEGLRDTERQKSLYAQGRTRPGIKVTNVDGVKRLSNHQDEADGKKDGLGQAVDLYPFFSGQVQVHHKDTIKNLKLIADHIKATAKKLGIRITWGGDWKSPYDPPHFQLG from the coding sequence ATGAAATACAAATTAAGCAAAAGAAGCCTGGACAATCTTGAAGGCGTGCATCCCAATTTAGTGAAAGTAATGAAAGCCGCAATTACAGACAGTCCAGTGGACTTCACCATTACCGAGGGCTTAAGAGACACCGAAAGGCAAAAATCACTTTATGCGCAGGGCCGGACAAGGCCTGGCATTAAGGTGACGAACGTAGACGGGGTTAAAAGGCTTTCAAATCATCAGGATGAGGCAGATGGTAAGAAAGATGGTTTGGGTCAGGCTGTGGACTTATATCCGTTCTTTTCAGGTCAGGTGCAAGTGCATCACAAAGACACCATTAAGAATCTAAAGCTGATAGCTGATCACATAAAGGCTACAGCAAAGAAATTAGGTATTCGGATTACGTGGGGCGGCGACTGGAAGTCACCGTATGATCCACCACATTTTCAACTGGGGTAA